GTGGAGCGAGGAACTTAGATACAGGATGGTTAACAAGTGACAGCCAGTAGGATGGATCATACGAGTAACCTGCCACGCCAAGATTGTCGTGCTAATGTTTACTCTAGAGGAGGCTGTCACTTGTAAAACCTGTATCTAAGTTCCAAAACACAAAGAAGTGAATGAAATCAAAATCGAACAAGGGCAAGGAAATTAAGGAATTATGCGGGTAGCTCAGCTGGCCATCACTTAACACCGTATTCACGCATCGGGTCTGCGCCCCTCGGTCTGCAGGAAGATTTTTCGGAGTAGCGGATTCAGCAGACAACCCTGCACTGGCTAAGTCTGACGACCCGCTCGCTAACGCTCACTTAAGCCAGTGAGGGTTCGTGAATACAAGAACGTTAGCTGAAATAACGGCAAATCAAAAAGAAATAATAAGTCATTAAGTGTCCTGTTAATTTATTTGTTGATTCAGTGTATACTGGATGTAGGTAATTATTGCAAAGGAGTGTGTAAAATGAGCCTTGAGGAAAAGTTGCTCAGAGACTTTTTAGCTCTCCCTGAAGAGAAGAAGCAAGAAGTCATAGATTTTGTTGAGTTTTTAAAGATAAAAAATGAACGAAAACTGGATTTGATGATGGATGACATCATATTGCAGAATCGCGAAGCATTAGAGGAACTATCCAAATGAATCATATAGAAGTTGACGATATAATCAGATTCCATGCAAAGATCGTAGCCGCAACCGGTGGCTCAAATGGGATAAGAGATCGTGCGTTGATTGAAAGTGCAATTCAAAAAGCATTTGTTACATTTGATGAACAAGATTTGTATGAAGGAGTCCTAAAGAAAATTTCAGTTATAGCTTATTCACTAGTAAAGAATCATGGTTTTGTTGATGGAAATAAGCGCATTGGTGTTGCATCTATGCTGTTGTTACTTAGGCTGAATGATATAAAAGTCGAGTATTCACAAAAGGAATTGATAGACTTAGGATTGGGAATAGCCGAAGGAAAACTAAAAGAAGAAGATATTGAACAATGGATAATTGGACATCAAGTGTGAGCGCTTGGTGTTTTTTTAATGAGGCTAGGGCATTTCAGAGAAGGCCGTTACATCAGCTAACACAGCATTCACGCATCGGGGCTAACGCCCCTCGGTCCGCGAGAAGAATTTGCTAGGAAGAAGATTCAGCGGACAACCTCCTGCGGAGGTTCGTGAATGCAAGAACGTTATACGCAATTGCTGCAATTAAAATATAAGAGCAGGAGTATTTCGATGAGGAAGAGAAGTGTAATAATAACATCTATCTGTCTTATTTTGTTATTGTTTTATATAGGAAGCGTTCAAGACAGATCTAAAGTTGAGAACACGATTAGTGGATTTTATCAAGGAATGATTAAGAATGATTATTCAGAGAGTCACAAATATTTTAACATTAAGCATAATCCAGAACTATCTCTTGAAGGTAAGCAATCTATAATAGCTCAGAGTCTGATTGAAGATCGACATTGGTATGGCGAGATTAATGGCACATCAATAAAGTGGATTTTATGGGCAGGATTCTCTAGAAAGTTGATACTAGTTAATGTGCGTTATACTCATGATAACATTCAGATTAAAGAAGGAACTGACAAAATTCTAATTGAAAATTTAAATGATGAATGGGTTATAACAAACTATAAATCGGGAGCACCTATTCCGCAAATGCCTTGAAAATATATTTTGGTAGTAATTCAAAGATGGCAGCAACAGCGTATAACACCGCATTCACGCATCGGTCGCTTTGCTCCCTTGGTCTGCCAGGAGATCATTCGGAGAAGTGGATTCAGGCAGACAATCCTGCGAGGCTAAGTCTTCGACCCGCCGCTCCGCGGCTTAAGCCTCTCGGATTCGTGAATACGAAGACGTTATGTGAAAGTCAACACGAAGTGTATCAAGAAGAAAGACCCAACCCAATCCATTGAGGTGAATATTCCCGACAGGTGAGAAGCGAGGAAGTGTGAATCAGGACAAGTTTGTTGTATCGGTGCTACTCGATAGGTCCTGCTTCAAGAGGTCGGGAACATTCGAATGGATTGGGTTGGTGCATAATTCCTTAATTTCTGTGAAAGGATTATTGAAAGCAGTGTCATTAGAACGTCGAAGTTGCTTTAAGAAATAGCGTTTTTTCTGGAAGAAAGTTGAAAAATAGCAATAGGATGCCTGACACATCGTTTTTGAGATGTGATGTATAATCAGTCTTAAAATAGGCTAGACTGTTAAGCTACAGGTTTTGAGACAGGAGGTCCACCTTCGATATAAGTCGACTTCGTCTTTAACATCATGTAGATGATCGTGAGCATTTTGTGAGCTAGAGCAATAATGGCTTTGTTCTTCCCACGGCGTGCAGCTATTTTCCAAAATCGAACCGACAACTGTGATTTTCGGCACTTCGTTGCTGCCCAAGCGGCTTCACATAAAGCTGTTTTCACATGCGGATTGCCCTTACGTGTTCGTGTACTTTTTTTTTACCCGCGCTCTCATGGTTACCCGGAGCCACACCTGCCCAGGACGCGAGATGATCAGCCGTTGGGAACTGATCCATATCGACTCCGATTTCGGCAATGATCGCTGCGGCGGTAATCTCACTTATGCCCGGAATCGTTTGAATCAACTGATAGGCTTCCTGATAGGACTGAAGATGCACCTCAATTTCTGCATCCAGCAACGCGATGGATTGCTCGAGGAAGGTAATATGCTCCCAGCAATTGCGAATCATCAAGATTTGGTGCTTGTTTAACGTTCCGAAGAGCGACTCGGCCACCCGAGCGACATTACGTTTTACGTTGCCATGTACTCGGGCTTCAATATCATCCGGATCGACGTAGCCCTGCATGACCAGTCGTTCCAGCAAATTGCGTCCGGATACGCCGAACACATCTGAAATAACCGTTCCCAACTTGATGTTGGAGGCTTCCAGCATTTTTTGAATGCGGTTTTTCTCTGCGGTCAAGTTTCCAACCCGTTTCTTACGTAAACGTGTTAAATCACGTAATTCTCGGAGATCCTCGGTAGGCACGAAGCTCTTCTCGATTAATCCTACGCGCAAAAGTTTAGCGATCCACTCCGCATCGCTGACATCCGTTTTGCGTCCAGGAACATTCTTAATCCGTTGTGCATTGGCAAGGGCGATGTCGAAGTACCCTTCCAATATGTTGTACACTGGTTTCCAGTAGATCCCTGTACTCTCCATGGCAATATGCGTCACACCTTCGGACTCGAGCCATGTCATCAAGGAGAACAAATCACGAGTCATCGTAGGGAAAGTGCGTGTTTCAGCGCGTGGTGCTTCATCCGCTTCGCCAGTCAAGACACAAGCTACAATGGTTTCTTGATGCACATCCAGTCCGGCACACCGAGCAATTAACATCTCCATTTAACTACCTCCAATCGAATGATACTGACGATTGGCGCATTCGTTAGAAGTCTCCATTTTTCTGTCCGCGGTCATTCGGTCTTCTTGTACCGAAGCCAGCACGGGGTTGCTCACATAACGAATGCTCACAGTTTTCTAGACAGGGTCGAACCACCAAAAAGAGCCACGTATTTCTGTCCAATCGCAGTATTACTCAGTATGGGGACTAGGCAGTCACGCTAAACCCAACTTTCATATCGGGGATGTGGCGAGGAAGCCATGATTGTTTTCTAATGCCCTTGTTCGATCGAGAGAAGTTCATTCCTAATAGTTTGTTAACTAACGAGAATCGTTATGTTTTGGTAGTATTAGGAATGAAGGGGACGATCGAATCGATGTTGATTTCATAGGCAGGGAAGCGAGGAACTTAGATACAGAACGGTTAACAAGTGACAACCAGTAGATGGGATCATACGAGTAACCTGCCACGCCAAGAATGGCGTGCTAATGTTTACTCTGGAGGAGGCTGTCACTTGTAAAACCTGTATCTAAGTTCCAAAACTCAAAGAAGCGAATGAAATCAAAATCGAACAAGGGCAAGAGAATTTAGGAATTATGCGGGTAGCTCAGTTGACCATCACATAACACCGTATTCACGCATCGGTCGCTGAAGCTCCCTCGGTCTGCCGGTAGATGATTCAGGGAAGTGGATTCAGGCAGACAATCCTGCGAGGCTAAGTCTCCGACCCGCCGCTACGCGGCTTAAGCCTCTCGGATTCGTGAATACGAAGACGTTATAAGAAAGTCGGGCTAGACAAAACAAGAGCAATTTAAAATCTTGAATGAGTAAATTGATTCTTATAGAACCAACAGTACAGCAAGTAGAGCATTTCGAAAAAAGTTAGTCTAACATGAATACTAAGACTTCAACAGAAGCGAAGCGTTGCGAGTATCCTTCGAGATTGATGCACAACGCGGCCGCCGTAAAAAGCAAAACATGTAGGTTCGTCAAGAAGATAGTGCTTGGTTTATGTTAATTTTGATCAAACAGCGATTTGAAATGAGCAATGATATTAGACAAGTTACGTAGTGAGGATTTCGCGAACCAGTACAAGAGTTAGTGGTGATGAATCGAGTTTGAAAAAGTTGGATGAGGTAGCTACGTGAGTCGATTTGGTAGCTAGTAGTGAGCAGTCGAGTGAAGTCGAAAGCAGGATTGAAACCGGAAATTAGTTAGTTAGCCAGACTTCGACTAAAGTGGAACGTTGCGATGATCGGAAATTTGGACAGTTACATCGCGACCGCCGAAATAAAGAAAATCAAGAGCTTGAGGTGTTAGAAGGAATGTAACGAGCATGAACCCGAAGTAAAACGATGAAAGCAGCAAGAAATATGAAGGTAACTCAAAGAAGGCCCGACCATCTTATAACACCGCATTCACGCATCGGGGCTGGCGCCCCTCGGTCTGCCAGGAGATCATTCGGGGAAGCGGAATCAGGCAGACAACCCTGCAAGGCTAAGTGGCGGAGCCACCCGGCGCTGCGCGCCTTAAGCCTTTCGGGTTCGTGAATGCAAGAACGTTAGGTGAAATTCCTGTTGAATAATAAATATCTAAAGCACAAGAAAATAAAAAAGGCACTTAGAGGAGTGCCAGGATGAAACTAACTGTTGGGACTTTGTAATTTTTCAACAATAGATTCATGTTCAATAGATCTTAAGGCTAATTTTTCAAGAATGCTTTCGTGTCGATCTTGTCCATCTTGTAAAGCCTTAATATGTCCAATTACTTTATGAAGATCCATTGACATTGCATCTATTTTTGCGTCTGATTCGTCAACTCGATTTCTTACTGCAGTCATTAATGAGTTTAGTTCTTTTAATTGTTCAAGTATTAGGTCAAGTTTATCCACATAATTCACCACCCAGAAATATTAAGAACATTATAACAGAGGATATACAAATCATAAAGAAAGAAAGTTTAAGGCTCAACACAATAATCAGTGCTAGACAGCTCGAAGCAAAGAATTACATCACAGAACTTTTTATGAAAATCGATTTCATCTCTAACATTATGGGGTAACTAAAGGAAGGTTCACGTCAAGCGATGATTTCGAGCTGGAGTCAAGTTTATATGAAGAGATAAAACAAAGCATATGCAGTTGACTCGAAGAAGTCAGGAACATCACCTAACACCGCATTCACGCTTCGGGCTGACGCCCTCGGTCTGCCAGAAGATAATTCGGGGAAGTTGATTCAAGCAGACAACCCTGCGAGGCTAAGTCTGGCGACCCGGCGCTGACGCGCCTTAAGCCTCTCGGGTTCGTGAATGCAAGAACGTTATGTGAAAGTCAACACGAAGTGTATCAAGAAGAAAGACCCAACCCAATCCATTGAGGTGAATATTCCCGACAAGCGAGAAGCGAGGAAGCATGAATCAGGACAAGTTTGTTGTATCGGTGCTACTCGATAGGTCCTGCTTCTAGAGGTCGGGAACATTCGAATGGATTGGGTTGGTGCATAATTCCTTAATTTCTAATGCCCTTGTTCGATCGATAGAAATTCATTCCTAATAGTTTGTTGACTAACGAGAATCGTTATGTTTTGGTAGTATTAGGAATGAAGGGGGCGATCGAATCGATTTTGATTTCATAGGCAGGGAAGCGAGGAACTTAGATACAGGACGGTTAACAAGCGACAGCCAGTGGATTGTATCATACGAGTAACCTGCCACGCCAAGAATGGCGTGCTAATGTTTACTCTGGAGGAGGCTGTCACTTGTAAAACCTGTATCTAAGTTCCAAAACTCAAAGAAGCGAATGAAATCAAAATCGAACAAGGGCAAAGGAATTAAGGAATTATGCGGGTAGCTCAGTTGACCATCACATAACACCGTATTCACGCATCGGTCGCTGAAGCTCCCTCGGTCTGCCGGTAGATGATTCAGGGAAGTGGATTCAGGCAGACAACCCTGCGAGGCTAAGTCTTCGACCCAGTCGCTCCGCTCCTTTAAGCCTCTCGGGTTCGTGAATACAAGAACGTTAAGTGAAAGCCAGCCCGAAGTAAATCATGAAGAAAATCCCAACCCAATCCATCAAGAGGTTGATCCCGACCTGGGAGAAGCGAGGAAGTGTGAATCAGGACAAGTTAGTTTGATCGATGAAACACGATCAGTCCTGCTTCTAGATGTCGGGAACAACCGGATGGATTGAGTTGGGGCATAATTCCTTAATTTCTAATGCCCTTGTTCGATCAATTCAGATTCATTCCTAATAGTTAGTTGACAACCAATTCTCGGTGTTGTCTTGGAACTATTATTAGGAATGAAGGAATTGATCTAGGATTTTGATTTCTTAGGCAGTGGAGTGAGGAACTTAGATACAGGATTGTTAACAAGTGACAGCCAGTAGGATGGATCATACGAGTAACCTGCCACGCCAAGATTGTCGTGCTAATGTTTACTCTAGAGGAGGCTGTCACTTGTAAAACCTGTATCTAAGTTCCAAAACACAAAGAAGTGAATGAAATCAAAATCGAACAAGGGCAAGGAAATTAAGGAATTATGCGGGTAGCTCAGCTGGCCATCACTTAACACCGTATTCACGCATCGGGCTGACGCCCTTGGTCTGCCAGGAGATAATTCAGCGAAGTAAATTCAGGCAGACAACCCTGCGAGGCTAAGTCTTCGACCCGGCGCTACGCGCCTTAAGCCTCTCGGGTTCGTGAATACAAGAACGTTATCCGAAACCCCTGAAAAGCAATATATTATAAAACCTAAAGGAAGAATACTCATGCAAATTCAAGGTATAAGTCACTTATGCTTTTCAGTGTCTGATTTAACTAAATCTATTATGTTTTATCAGCAAGTTTTTGGAGCAAAGATATTAGTAAAGGGCAGAAAGCTAGCTTATTTTGATTTAAATGGATTATGGATAGCTTTAAATGAGGAATCTGAAATTGAAAGAACCGAACAAAATAAATCATATACGCATATAGCATTTTCAATATTAGAAGAAGAATACGAGGCATTCAAAGATAAATTTAGAGAATTAGATGTCAATATAATATCTGGAAGAGAGCGTGATGAAAGAGACAAGAGGTCCATTTATTTTACAGACCCAGACGGGCACAAATTTGAATTACACACAGGACAATTAAATGATAGGATGGAATATTATAGAAATAGTAAAGTGCACATGACATTTTTTAACTAAGGATGGAGTAAGACAAGAAACAGATTGATGTAAGTAACTCTAAGTAGTCAGGGGCATCGGATAACACCGTATTCACGCTGCGGTCGCTGACGCTCCCTTGGTCTGCCAGGGGAATTTCGAGGAAGCGGATTCAGGCAGACAACTCCTGCGAGGCTAAGTCCTTCGGACCCGGCGCTAACGCGCCTTAAGCCTCTCGGGTTCGTGAATACAAGAACGTTATATGAAATCCGAAGCTGGACAAGGGAGAACCCCTCCGACCTAAGCAATCATGAAGTGATTCACGACTAGGGTTGAGCAGGGAGGAACGAATGAGGACGGAATAGTTAGTTGGAGCGTGGAGTAATTGTCCTCATTCTAACGGTCGTGAACCACAGATTGCTAGGTCGGCGCATAATTTCTTAATTTTTCAAGGCTCTTGTTCAAGATCGATTCTAAAAACCGTTCATATTAGTTAGTAGGACAACGTGTTACGTTGTTGATTTTGAAGTTTGTATATGAACGGATAAGAATCGATTATTGATTTCATTGGCGAGGAAGTGTGGAATTTCATATACAGGAACATAAACAAGTGGCGAGCAGCGATGGTATAATATGGAGTAACCTTCCACGCAAGGTTTGCGTTATTCTAATGTTTACTCCTAAAAGCCTGCCACTTGTTAAACCTGTATATGAAATTCTAAAGAGCAAAGAAGTCAATGAAATCAAAAGATGAACAAGAGCAACGAAAATTAAGAAATTATGCTGGGGTTTAATCAGATGGACTTCATATAACAACGTATTCACGCAGCGCTCGCTGGCGCTCCCTTGGTCTGCTGGAAGATGATTCGGAGAAGTGGATTCAGGCAGACAATCCTGCGAGGCTAAGTCTTCGACCCGGCGCTGAAGCGCCTTAAGCCTCTCGGATTCGTGAATACGAAGACGTTATCGGAAATTACCGAAAGATTTATAAAATTACATTTTGAAGGTGAAGACAAGATGTATCAAATAAATTTCTATCAAACCGACCGTCCATATGGTTGTTTTTCTAATTTTTCAAACCATCCAATTAAAGTAGAAAATAAGATCTGGCCAACTTCTGAACATTATTTTCAAGGAATGAAATTTAAGAATACTGAGCATGAAGAATTAATAAGATTAGCTTCAACACCAATGGAAGCTGCAACGATGGGGAGGGACCGATCAAGACCACTAAGATCAGATTGGGAACAAATAAAGGATGAGGTAATGCGAATAGCAGTAAAAGCTAAGATATCTCAGAACATTAGTGTAAGGAATATCTTGTTATCTACAGGAAACTGTATAATAGTGGAACATACTAAAAACGACTCATATTGGGCAGATGGTGGGGATGGGACAGGTAAAAACATGTTGGGATTAATATTAATGGAAGTTAGAAACTCTTTAGAAGAATACGAGGAAGAATTCTACTTACCACAGTGGATGGCTTTTCCGGGTATTCATCCGTTTGATATGTTTTGGAGGAAGGGGAAAGGTGAGGAGTATGTAAGCGTCAAATACATCCCACCTTCACCCCATGTATGCATAGATGAGATAATGTCCTCAATATGAATCGAGGAGGACATCCCATGAATCGAGCGGAGCGACAACAGGCATGGAGAACTCGCATTGAGAACTATCGAGCGAGCGGTCAAACCATGGTAGTCTGGAGTAAAGCCAATAACCATACCATCCATGAGCTGAAGTACTGGCTCAAACAGATCGAAGGCCCCCCCAAATCCAAACGATCAAAGTCCGCATCAATCTTCATCCCTGTTACCGTGACACCTCCTCCCGCACGTAGCAATCTGCCAACGGGATCCCTACGGATTCATGTTGGAGCGGCTTCTATTGAACTGAGTGAGTCATTCGACTCTACCCAGCTTCGTGAAATCGTTAAGGTGCTGAAGGATCTATGTTGACCATTCCGAGCAGCATTCCCGTGTATTTAGCAAGCGGCAGTACGGACTTACGCAAGTCGATCGATGGCCTGGCCGCTCTGGTGCAGGAGGTGTATGCACTCAACCCCTTCTCGAGCAGCTTGTTCGTGTTCTGCAATCGACAGCGAGACAAGCTCAAGATTCTGTATTGGGATGTAAATGGCTTCTGGCTGTTCTACCGCCGCCTCGAACGCGGCACCTTCCAGTGGCCGACTGACGACAGCCATGCGACCATCGCCCTGACTCGTCGCGAATTGAACTGGTTGCTGGACGGACTGTCCATCGAGCAGCAGCAAGCGCATCCTGTGGTTTCCGTTCAAACGGTGGTGTAGGCGCGAGTGACCATCGTGCCTGCCTCCATCATGTTTACTTGAAAAGCAGGATAAACGTGGTCGTTCAGCGAATACATCCTTCATGACAAAACGTGCGGAATCACCCCAACCCCAAACTCTAGATGAATACAAAACATACAGCGAAGCGCTCGAGGCAGAGGTAAACAAGCTCAAGAAGCAGGTCCTTATGCTGCTGGAGCAATCCAAGCTTGCCCAGCATAAGCGCTTCGGCTCTTCGAGCGAGAAGACGCCTCTGAACCAGCTGTTCCTGTTCAACGAAGCAGAGCAGGCAGCTAACCCTGCGCTCCCTGAGCCAACTGTGGAAACCGTGACCCACAAGCGGAAGAAAGTCAAGGGGGATCGCCTGGCGAAGTTTGATCATTTGCCTGTAGAAACCGTGGAGTATCGATTGCCCGAGGAAGAGCAGGTCTGTTCGTGCTGCGATGGGAAGCTACATGAGATGAGCAGCGAAGCACGCGATGAATTGGTGTTCATGCCTGCCCAGTACAAGATCGTGAGGAGCGTTCGATTCATCTATAGCTGCCGCCATTGCGAGCGCAACGAGGAGAGCACTCCCGTGGTCACTGCTAAGGCACCTGCACCCGCGCATCCTGGAGGCCTGGCATCGGCTTCTATACTGGCCCATGTGATGCACCAGAAGTATGTCGAAAGCCTGCCGCTCTATCGTCAAGAGCAGCAGCTTCTTCGGCATGGGCTGATGCTGTCGCGTCAAACGCTAGCCAACTGGATGATCTACGCCTCCGAACGCTGGCTAGAGCCGCTATTTCATTACATGAAGTCGCACATGCTGCTGCAGGACATCCTCCATGCGGACGAAACGACATTCCCCGTGCTGCAGGAACCGGGACGGAAGGCCGAACAGAAGTCGTACCTTTGGATGTACCGTACCGGACATACGAGTGAGCCCATCGTCTTGTACGAATACCAGCCGACCCGCAGTGGGGAGCACCCGCGTCAATTTCTAGAAGGCTTCAGCGGCTACCTGCATGCGGATGGATTCTCAGGCTACCATAAGCTCGCGGACGTGACACTCTGTGGTTGCTGGAGCCACGCAAGACGCAAGTTCGATGAGGCGCTGAAGGCGCTGCCGGCAGCCCATCGTACGGCAGAGGTGGCAGCTGGCAAGGGCTTATGGTTCTGCAATGAGCTGTTCGCTGTGGAACGACGGCTGAAGGATGTAAGCCCTGAGGCCCGGCACCAAGCTCGTCAGGAGCAGAGTGCGCCATTGCTGGAGGCTTATTTGAAGTGGCTGCAAAACGCGGAAGCTGAGGTGCTGCCCAAAAGCTTGAC
Above is a genomic segment from Paenibacillus sp. YYML68 containing:
- a CDS encoding type II toxin-antitoxin system death-on-curing family toxin, producing the protein MNHIEVDDIIRFHAKIVAATGGSNGIRDRALIESAIQKAFVTFDEQDLYEGVLKKISVIAYSLVKNHGFVDGNKRIGVASMLLLLRLNDIKVEYSQKELIDLGLGIAEGKLKEEDIEQWIIGHQV
- the fosB gene encoding metallothiol transferase FosB, with translation MQIQGISHLCFSVSDLTKSIMFYQQVFGAKILVKGRKLAYFDLNGLWIALNEESEIERTEQNKSYTHIAFSILEEEYEAFKDKFRELDVNIISGRERDERDKRSIYFTDPDGHKFELHTGQLNDRMEYYRNSKVHMTFFN
- a CDS encoding NADAR family protein, with translation MYQINFYQTDRPYGCFSNFSNHPIKVENKIWPTSEHYFQGMKFKNTEHEELIRLASTPMEAATMGRDRSRPLRSDWEQIKDEVMRIAVKAKISQNISVRNILLSTGNCIIVEHTKNDSYWADGGDGTGKNMLGLILMEVRNSLEEYEEEFYLPQWMAFPGIHPFDMFWRKGKGEEYVSVKYIPPSPHVCIDEIMSSI
- the tnpA gene encoding IS66 family insertion sequence element accessory protein TnpA; protein product: MNRAERQQAWRTRIENYRASGQTMVVWSKANNHTIHELKYWLKQIEGPPKSKRSKSASIFIPVTVTPPPARSNLPTGSLRIHVGAASIELSESFDSTQLREIVKVLKDLC
- the tnpB gene encoding IS66 family insertion sequence element accessory protein TnpB (TnpB, as the term is used for proteins encoded by IS66 family insertion elements, is considered an accessory protein, since TnpC, encoded by a neighboring gene, is a DDE family transposase.), whose protein sequence is MLTIPSSIPVYLASGSTDLRKSIDGLAALVQEVYALNPFSSSLFVFCNRQRDKLKILYWDVNGFWLFYRRLERGTFQWPTDDSHATIALTRRELNWLLDGLSIEQQQAHPVVSVQTVV
- the tnpC gene encoding IS66 family transposase, with amino-acid sequence MTKRAESPQPQTLDEYKTYSEALEAEVNKLKKQVLMLLEQSKLAQHKRFGSSSEKTPLNQLFLFNEAEQAANPALPEPTVETVTHKRKKVKGDRLAKFDHLPVETVEYRLPEEEQVCSCCDGKLHEMSSEARDELVFMPAQYKIVRSVRFIYSCRHCERNEESTPVVTAKAPAPAHPGGLASASILAHVMHQKYVESLPLYRQEQQLLRHGLMLSRQTLANWMIYASERWLEPLFHYMKSHMLLQDILHADETTFPVLQEPGRKAEQKSYLWMYRTGHTSEPIVLYEYQPTRSGEHPRQFLEGFSGYLHADGFSGYHKLADVTLCGCWSHARRKFDEALKALPAAHRTAEVAAGKGLWFCNELFAVERRLKDVSPEARHQARQEQSAPLLEAYLKWLQNAEAEVLPKSLTGQAITYSLNQWDKLVAFMQDGRLEIDNNRAERAIKPVVIGRKNWIFANTPKGAKASATIYSIVESAKASGLNPYAYLKFLFEQLPQLPNLHDQDALRQLAPWSTSLPDSCRVAPPK